In Arcobacter ellisii, a genomic segment contains:
- a CDS encoding transglutaminase-like cysteine peptidase, whose protein sequence is MKQLIFLILIISTPLFAYEFKLNQKDIKYINNSPKKSFILNRLDKFQSLKTQVKDYELIRKLSHINTFINRILPAYDISTASSLDYWATPKEFLLQGHGDCEDYVIAKYFTLLEIGIPKEKLYFAVVNVKGQKDAHMVLLYVEDKNSSPLVLDNLSSRVIPFTKRPKLIPKFAFNEIDSYLFTANKFTQKTKVNWGKDNKWEKLLNRVYNLNE, encoded by the coding sequence ATGAAACAACTAATTTTCCTTATTCTTATTATTTCAACGCCATTGTTTGCTTATGAGTTTAAATTAAATCAAAAAGATATTAAATATATAAATAACTCTCCAAAAAAATCTTTTATTTTAAATAGATTAGATAAATTTCAATCATTAAAGACTCAAGTTAAAGATTATGAATTAATTAGAAAATTATCCCATATAAATACATTTATAAATAGAATTTTACCAGCTTATGATATTTCCACTGCTTCTTCACTTGATTATTGGGCAACACCAAAAGAGTTTCTACTTCAAGGTCATGGGGATTGTGAAGATTATGTGATAGCAAAATATTTCACTCTTTTAGAAATAGGAATTCCTAAAGAGAAACTCTATTTTGCAGTTGTAAATGTCAAAGGGCAAAAAGATGCTCATATGGTTTTATTATATGTAGAAGATAAAAACTCTTCTCCTTTAGTTTTAGACAATTTGAGTTCAAGAGTAATTCCATTTACAAAAAGACCAAAACTTATTCCTAAATTTGCTTTTAATGAAATAGACTCTTATTTATTTACTGCAAATAAATTTACCCAAAAAACAAAAGTTAATTGGGGAAAAGATAATAAATGGGAAAAACTTTTAAATAGGGTTTACAACTTAAATGAATAA
- the plsX gene encoding phosphate acyltransferase PlsX: MLKIAIDAMGGDFGPEPIIEGLITALKKNNNFTAIAVGNKEQLLQLIPPNFLSRIEILHTDDVISMSDSATDALKRKDSTIYKAIELVREGNADAVVSAGHSGASMSLATLRIGRIKGVSRPAIATLMPTSENQNTLVLDVGANVDSDAKNLFEFAVMGQVYAQYALRLDEPIVGLLSNGEEDSKGNEVTKEAYKLISKIPNFAGNVEGSDIFKGTVDVVVCDGFVGNILLKTAEGVADTIGKIIKKNLKRSLISIAGAVLMRKVFKNLKVRVDYAEYGGAPLLGVKAPVIIAHGKSNPKAIQNAIFQAINAASSNLDNIIEQRLAKYSSTQQEN; this comes from the coding sequence ATGCTAAAAATTGCAATAGATGCTATGGGTGGGGACTTCGGTCCTGAACCTATAATAGAGGGCTTAATAACAGCACTTAAAAAAAATAATAATTTCACAGCAATTGCTGTTGGAAATAAAGAACAACTTTTACAACTTATTCCTCCAAACTTCCTATCTAGAATTGAAATATTACATACTGATGACGTAATTAGTATGAGTGATTCAGCAACAGATGCACTTAAAAGAAAAGATTCAACAATTTATAAAGCAATAGAATTAGTAAGAGAAGGAAATGCAGATGCTGTAGTTTCTGCTGGACATTCTGGTGCTTCAATGTCTCTTGCAACTTTAAGAATCGGAAGAATAAAAGGTGTAAGTAGACCTGCAATTGCAACACTAATGCCAACAAGCGAAAATCAAAATACTTTAGTATTAGACGTTGGAGCAAATGTTGATAGTGATGCAAAAAACTTATTTGAATTTGCAGTAATGGGACAAGTTTACGCTCAATATGCATTAAGACTTGATGAACCTATTGTTGGACTTTTAAGTAATGGAGAAGAAGATAGTAAAGGGAATGAAGTAACGAAAGAAGCTTATAAACTTATATCTAAAATTCCTAACTTTGCAGGTAATGTAGAGGGGAGTGATATTTTCAAAGGAACTGTTGACGTTGTTGTTTGTGATGGTTTTGTTGGTAATATATTACTTAAAACTGCTGAGGGTGTTGCAGACACAATTGGCAAAATAATTAAAAAGAATTTAAAAAGATCTCTAATTTCAATTGCTGGTGCAGTTCTTATGAGAAAAGTTTTCAAAAACTTAAAAGTAAGAGTTGATTATGCTGAATATGGTGGAGCACCATTATTAGGAGTAAAAGCACCTGTTATTATTGCTCATGGAAAATCAAATCCTAAAGCAATTCAAAATGCAATATTCCAAGCAATTAATGCAGCAAGTTCAAATTTAGATAATATAATTGAACAGAGATTAGCGAAATATAGTAGTACGCAACAAGAAAATTAA
- the rho gene encoding transcription termination factor Rho: MEESKEETKVKTTNSKKTRTHIPVEGYKIEQLRELPLEELINIANELEVENPQELKRQDLMFMILKSQIDAGGFILFTGILEIKEGGFGFLRAIDGNFSDTSNDSYVSATQIRKFALRTGDIVTGQVRPPNKESEKYNALLKIEAINYLPVKESKNRPLFDNLTPLYSTSRFNFEYDSQKMTGRMLDLFAPMGKGQRGLIVAPPKTGKTELLKELAHAISRNHPEVTLMVLLIDERPEEVTDMQRSVRGEVYSSTFDLPAQNHVRVAEIVIEKAKRLVEMRKDVVILLDSITRLARAYNTVTPSSGKVLSGGVDANALHKPKRFFGAARNIEEGGSLTIISTALIETGSKMDEVIFEEFKGTGNSEVVLSRNAANKRVYPALDITKSGTRKEELLLTPDVLQKTWILRNAISQMDEVEALKFLYSKMQKTKDNEEFFNSMNE, from the coding sequence ATGGAAGAGTCTAAAGAAGAAACGAAAGTAAAAACGACAAACTCAAAAAAAACAAGAACCCATATTCCTGTTGAAGGTTATAAAATTGAACAACTAAGGGAATTACCTTTAGAAGAATTGATTAATATAGCAAATGAATTAGAAGTTGAAAATCCACAAGAATTAAAACGACAAGATTTGATGTTTATGATTTTAAAATCACAAATTGATGCGGGTGGATTTATTTTATTTACAGGTATCTTAGAGATTAAAGAGGGTGGATTTGGATTCCTTCGAGCAATTGATGGGAACTTCTCTGATACATCAAATGATTCTTATGTAAGTGCAACTCAAATTAGAAAATTTGCACTTAGAACTGGAGATATCGTAACAGGGCAAGTAAGACCTCCTAATAAGGAGAGTGAAAAATATAATGCTTTATTAAAAATAGAAGCAATTAATTATCTACCAGTTAAAGAGTCTAAGAATAGACCTTTATTTGATAACTTAACTCCACTTTACTCAACATCACGATTTAATTTTGAATATGACTCACAAAAAATGACAGGAAGAATGCTTGACTTATTTGCTCCTATGGGAAAAGGTCAAAGAGGACTTATTGTTGCACCTCCTAAAACTGGTAAAACTGAATTATTAAAAGAATTAGCACACGCAATTAGTAGAAATCATCCTGAAGTTACATTAATGGTACTTTTAATTGATGAAAGACCTGAAGAGGTAACTGATATGCAAAGAAGTGTAAGAGGTGAAGTTTATAGTTCAACATTTGATTTACCGGCGCAAAATCATGTTAGAGTTGCTGAAATAGTAATTGAAAAAGCAAAAAGACTTGTAGAAATGAGAAAAGATGTTGTAATTTTACTTGATTCTATTACAAGATTAGCTCGTGCTTATAATACAGTAACTCCATCATCTGGTAAAGTTCTTTCAGGTGGGGTTGATGCAAATGCTTTACATAAACCAAAAAGATTTTTTGGGGCTGCAAGAAATATAGAAGAGGGTGGTAGTTTAACTATTATTTCAACTGCACTTATTGAAACTGGTTCAAAAATGGATGAAGTTATTTTTGAAGAGTTTAAAGGTACTGGAAATAGTGAAGTAGTTTTAAGTAGAAATGCTGCAAATAAAAGAGTTTATCCTGCTCTTGATATCACAAAATCTGGAACTAGAAAAGAAGAGTTACTTCTTACTCCTGATGTTTTACAAAAAACTTGGATTTTAAGAAATGCAATTTCACAAATGGATGAAGTAGAAGCTCTTAAATTCTTATACTCAAAAATGCAAAAAACTAAAGATAACGAAGAATTCTTTAACTCAATGAATGAATAA
- the rpmF gene encoding 50S ribosomal protein L32 — protein MAVPKRRVSHTRSAKRRTHYKITLKKPVKDSDGSWKMPHMVNPNTGEYKN, from the coding sequence ATGGCAGTACCTAAGAGAAGAGTATCTCATACTAGATCAGCAAAAAGAAGAACACACTATAAAATAACATTAAAAAAACCTGTTAAAGATAGCGATGGTTCTTGGAAAATGCCTCACATGGTTAATCCAAATACTGGTGAATATAAAAACTAA
- a CDS encoding uracil-DNA glycosylase family protein — MFFHFHPYKPILNSKTKSIIMGTLPPPRFCKKELKTKDVNFPYGSQDNLFWQIIDKIYKLNLLFDNSQKAITQRKKFLIENQIGICDIVESCQREKSDASDSTMKDVVLRDILFYLKEYKDINKILFTGGSSKNSPEYFLKKLLKENNIKFVLKNQTNPKIHQFTFDNRIFTTISLISPSNAANKSIGANNLYKEKKEKNPKYTTFDFRVEQYKKIFFENN, encoded by the coding sequence TTGTTTTTTCATTTTCATCCATACAAACCAATTTTAAATTCAAAAACAAAAAGTATAATCATGGGAACTCTTCCACCTCCAAGATTTTGCAAAAAAGAGTTAAAAACAAAAGATGTGAATTTTCCTTATGGCTCTCAAGATAATCTTTTTTGGCAAATTATTGATAAAATTTATAAACTTAACTTACTTTTTGATAATTCACAAAAAGCAATCACACAAAGAAAAAAGTTTTTAATAGAAAATCAAATTGGAATCTGCGATATTGTTGAAAGTTGTCAAAGGGAAAAATCTGATGCAAGTGATTCAACTATGAAAGACGTAGTTTTAAGAGATATTTTGTTTTATTTAAAAGAGTATAAAGATATAAATAAAATCCTTTTTACAGGAGGTAGTTCAAAAAATAGTCCAGAATATTTTTTGAAAAAGCTTCTTAAAGAAAATAATATAAAGTTTGTTCTAAAAAACCAAACTAATCCAAAAATTCATCAATTTACTTTTGATAATAGGATTTTTACAACTATTTCTTTGATTTCTCCTTCAAATGCAGCAAATAAAAGTATTGGTGCGAATAATTTATATAAAGAGAAAAAAGAAAAGAATCCTAAATATACAACTTTTGATTTTAGAGTCGAACAGTATAAAAAAATATTTTTTGAAAATAACTAA
- a CDS encoding beta-ketoacyl-ACP synthase III, producing the protein MTYAAFRSIGAYIPPKIMTNADFEKIIDTTDEWITKRTGIKERRISEVDEASSDLGARAAEVAIQRAGISKEEVDLVICATVTPDYLCMPSTACLIASKVGLPNVMAFDISAACTGFVYAVSIAKAFIESGMKKNVLIIGAETYSSILDYTDRGTCFIFGDGAGAAIISATTNKDEAIIDVNCSSDGNYEDLIKTPGGGSKHPCSAEVLENKMACIKMKGNETFKLAVKTLTSDVQVMMQKHNLSNEDITHFIPHQANYRIIKAVGEALGLSDEQTVVTVDKYGNTSAASIPMAMNYAFEQGRIKAGDTVLFDAFGGGLTWGSALFKFAPKK; encoded by the coding sequence ATGACATATGCAGCTTTTAGATCTATTGGAGCTTATATTCCTCCAAAGATTATGACAAATGCAGATTTTGAAAAAATTATTGATACTACAGATGAATGGATTACAAAAAGAACTGGTATTAAAGAAAGAAGAATTTCTGAAGTTGATGAAGCTTCATCTGATTTAGGAGCAAGAGCAGCTGAAGTTGCTATACAAAGAGCAGGAATATCTAAAGAAGAAGTTGATTTAGTTATTTGTGCAACAGTTACTCCTGATTATTTATGTATGCCATCAACTGCTTGTTTAATCGCATCAAAAGTTGGTTTACCAAATGTAATGGCATTTGATATTAGTGCTGCATGTACAGGATTTGTTTATGCTGTATCTATTGCAAAAGCATTTATAGAATCTGGGATGAAAAAAAATGTACTAATTATTGGTGCAGAAACTTATTCTTCAATTCTTGATTACACTGATAGAGGAACTTGTTTTATCTTTGGTGATGGTGCAGGTGCAGCAATTATTTCTGCAACAACTAATAAAGATGAAGCAATTATTGATGTAAATTGTTCAAGTGATGGAAATTATGAAGATTTAATTAAAACTCCAGGTGGTGGAAGTAAACATCCATGTTCGGCTGAAGTTTTAGAAAATAAAATGGCATGCATAAAAATGAAAGGGAATGAAACTTTCAAACTTGCTGTTAAAACATTAACTTCTGATGTTCAAGTAATGATGCAAAAACATAATCTTTCAAATGAGGATATAACACATTTTATTCCTCATCAAGCAAACTATAGAATTATAAAAGCTGTAGGTGAAGCTTTAGGATTAAGTGATGAACAAACTGTTGTAACTGTAGACAAATACGGAAATACTTCAGCAGCATCAATTCCTATGGCTATGAACTATGCCTTTGAACAAGGTAGAATAAAAGCTGGTGATACAGTACTTTTTGATGCCTTTGGTGGTGGATTAACTTGGGGTTCTGCTCTATTTAAGTTCGCACCAAAAAAATAA
- a CDS encoding branched-chain amino acid transporter permease yields MNNLEIYIAIFIMVLVNYFTRAFPFLFFSKKELPSYLIFIAKYFPAIIMSILIIYTLKDIDFKTEFYGIKEIFGIFFTAILHLVFKNYLISIFVGTIFYMGLVQLL; encoded by the coding sequence ATGAATAATCTTGAGATTTATATAGCTATATTTATAATGGTATTAGTAAATTACTTTACAAGAGCTTTTCCTTTTTTATTTTTTAGTAAAAAAGAATTACCTAGTTATTTGATTTTTATAGCAAAATATTTTCCTGCAATTATTATGAGTATTCTAATTATTTACACCCTAAAAGATATAGATTTTAAAACAGAGTTTTATGGAATAAAAGAGATTTTTGGGATTTTTTTTACAGCTATTTTACATTTAGTATTTAAAAATTATTTGATTTCAATTTTTGTAGGAACGATTTTTTATATGGGATTAGTGCAGTTATTATAA
- a CDS encoding AzlC family ABC transporter permease, whose protein sequence is MKYENELKKAFKISIPIMMGYLVLGFAFGLLLVSFEYPWYLAPIMSIFIYAGALQFMAINFFNAKAGFVDIAIASWFINIRQSFYGLSLLKRFEETGKIKSYLIFGLTDETYALLTTIKDDKTLNKKWYYFYLTAFNQFYWFLGSTLGALIGLNIKFDTSGLEFSLTALFVVLCIEQYKSLKNFIPFFVGFSCSLFSLIFVSSDKMLLVSIFCSLILIFLLKKRVENE, encoded by the coding sequence TTGAAATATGAAAATGAATTAAAAAAAGCCTTTAAAATCTCTATCCCTATTATGATGGGATATTTAGTTTTAGGCTTTGCTTTTGGCTTACTTTTAGTCTCTTTTGAATATCCTTGGTATTTAGCACCTATTATGTCAATCTTTATATATGCTGGTGCTTTACAATTTATGGCTATTAATTTTTTTAATGCAAAAGCTGGGTTTGTGGATATTGCAATAGCTTCTTGGTTTATAAATATAAGACAATCTTTTTATGGATTATCTTTACTAAAAAGATTTGAAGAAACAGGTAAAATTAAATCGTATTTGATTTTTGGGTTAACAGATGAAACTTATGCACTTCTTACAACAATAAAAGATGATAAAACACTTAATAAAAAATGGTACTATTTTTATTTGACTGCATTTAATCAATTTTATTGGTTCTTGGGTTCAACACTTGGAGCTCTTATTGGTTTAAATATAAAATTTGATACTTCAGGATTAGAATTTTCACTAACAGCACTTTTTGTTGTTCTTTGTATTGAACAATATAAAAGTTTAAAAAATTTTATTCCTTTTTTTGTGGGATTTTCTTGTTCATTATTTTCTTTGATTTTTGTTTCAAGTGATAAGATGTTATTAGTCTCTATTTTTTGCTCATTGATATTGATATTTTTACTAAAAAAAAGAGTGGAAAATGAATAA
- a CDS encoding aminotransferase class IV family protein, with protein METIKYFETIKCEDFEIFNLEYHNKRVANTIGLNLNLQEYVYPISNELLRCKVIYDKEGIVDVLYFPYKKREIKSFKIIFDDQIEYSKKYFDRTQLDELFSKRENCDEVIILKNGIVTDTSIANIAIFYENTWITSKNCLLKGTTKARFIEEKKLIEKDITLEMLKNASKLALMNAMIGFDEIKDYSFKL; from the coding sequence ATGGAAACAATAAAATATTTTGAAACAATTAAGTGTGAAGATTTCGAGATTTTTAATTTAGAATATCACAATAAAAGAGTAGCAAATACAATAGGATTAAATCTAAATTTACAAGAGTATGTTTATCCAATCTCAAATGAACTTTTAAGATGTAAAGTTATTTATGATAAAGAGGGAATAGTTGATGTTTTATATTTTCCTTATAAAAAAAGAGAGATAAAAAGTTTTAAAATCATCTTTGATGACCAAATAGAGTATTCAAAAAAATATTTTGATAGAACACAATTAGATGAGCTATTTTCAAAAAGAGAAAATTGTGATGAGGTAATTATTCTAAAAAATGGAATTGTAACAGATACTTCAATTGCCAATATTGCTATATTTTATGAGAACACTTGGATTACTTCAAAAAATTGTTTATTAAAAGGAACTACAAAAGCTAGATTTATTGAAGAAAAAAAATTAATTGAAAAAGATATAACTTTAGAGATGTTAAAAAATGCTTCAAAACTTGCACTTATGAATGCAATGATAGGTTTTGATGAGATAAAAGATTATTCATTTAAGTTGTAA
- a CDS encoding peroxiredoxin, producing the protein MLVTKKAPDFTAKAVLADGQIVENFNLYENIGEKGAVLFFYPLDFTFVCPSEIIAFSKRIDEFTSRGISVIGCSVDSQFSHFAWRETPVENGGIGRVKFPLVADLSKSISRDYDVLFGESVALRGSFLIDADGTIRHAVVNDLPLGRNIDEMIRMVDAMLFTNEHGEVCPAGWAKGDEGMKANTAGVAEYLAKNEGKL; encoded by the coding sequence ATGTTAGTTACAAAAAAAGCTCCAGATTTTACAGCAAAAGCTGTACTTGCAGATGGTCAAATTGTAGAAAATTTTAATTTATATGAAAATATTGGTGAAAAAGGTGCAGTTCTATTTTTCTACCCATTAGACTTTACATTTGTTTGTCCATCTGAAATTATTGCTTTCTCTAAAAGAATTGACGAGTTCACTTCAAGAGGAATTTCTGTAATTGGTTGTTCAGTTGATTCTCAATTCTCACACTTTGCATGGAGAGAAACACCAGTTGAAAATGGTGGAATCGGAAGAGTTAAATTCCCATTAGTTGCAGACTTATCAAAATCAATTTCAAGAGATTACGATGTATTATTTGGAGAATCAGTTGCATTAAGAGGTTCATTCTTAATTGATGCAGATGGAACAATTAGACATGCAGTAGTTAATGATTTACCATTAGGAAGAAACATTGATGAAATGATTAGAATGGTAGATGCTATGTTATTTACAAATGAGCATGGTGAAGTTTGTCCAGCTGGTTGGGCAAAAGGTGATGAAGGTATGAAAGCTAACACTGCTGGTGTTGCTGAGTATTTAGCTAAAAATGAAGGTAAATTATAA
- a CDS encoding aminodeoxychorismate synthase component I translates to MSKELIKEKLNKFGFEKEPFLFVISYDFSKFYIEKLSNLSDSIKYQLDNKEESKQNIQNKISLEKFPISFKEYKKKFDILQKEIKKGNSYLLNLTAKTKIKTTLSLDEIYENTKSRFKLRFKNQKDDFVCFSPERFIKIEDNNIFTYPMKGTIDAKFPNAKEKILTNQKEMAEHTMVVDLLRNDLGIVGSNVRVEDFRYIETINAGDKELLQVSSKISAKLENNWSEKIGDILTSILPAGSITGTPKKKTVEILKDVENYERDFYTGIFGVYDGKNLDSSVMIRFIEEKDGEKFYKSGGGITCDSDVFLEYEELLDKVYLPF, encoded by the coding sequence TTGAGTAAAGAATTAATAAAAGAAAAATTAAATAAATTTGGCTTTGAAAAAGAGCCATTTTTATTTGTGATATCTTATGATTTTAGTAAATTTTATATAGAAAAATTATCAAATCTTTCTGACTCTATAAAATATCAACTTGATAATAAAGAAGAGTCAAAACAAAACATCCAAAATAAAATAAGTTTAGAAAAATTTCCAATTTCCTTTAAAGAGTACAAAAAAAAATTTGATATTTTACAAAAAGAGATAAAAAAAGGTAATAGTTATTTATTAAATCTAACTGCAAAAACAAAAATCAAAACAACTCTATCTTTAGATGAAATTTATGAAAATACAAAAAGTAGATTTAAACTAAGATTTAAAAATCAAAAAGATGATTTTGTCTGTTTCTCTCCTGAGCGATTTATAAAAATTGAAGATAATAATATTTTTACATATCCTATGAAAGGCACAATTGATGCCAAATTTCCAAATGCAAAAGAAAAAATTTTGACAAATCAAAAAGAGATGGCAGAACATACAATGGTTGTTGATTTGTTAAGAAATGATTTGGGTATTGTTGGTTCAAATGTAAGAGTTGAGGATTTTAGATATATTGAAACCATAAATGCAGGAGATAAAGAGTTATTACAAGTTAGTTCAAAAATCTCTGCAAAGTTAGAAAATAATTGGTCTGAAAAGATTGGAGATATTTTAACTTCAATATTACCAGCAGGTTCAATTACAGGAACTCCAAAGAAAAAAACTGTTGAAATTTTAAAAGATGTTGAAAACTATGAAAGAGATTTTTATACGGGAATTTTTGGAGTATATGATGGAAAAAATTTAGATAGTTCAGTAATGATAAGATTTATTGAAGAAAAAGATGGTGAAAAATTTTATAAAAGTGGAGGAGGAATCACTTGTGATAGTGATGTTTTTTTAGAGTATGAAGAACTTTTAGATAAAGTTTATTTGCCATTTTAA
- the ndk gene encoding nucleoside-diphosphate kinase → MEQTLSIIKPDAVAKNVVGKILDRFESAGLRIAATKKMQLSKADAEAFYAVHAARPFFKDLVEFMISGPVVVSVLEGENAMAKNRELMGATNPKEAAPGTIRADFAESIDANAVHGSDSLENAAIEINFFFAQKEIC, encoded by the coding sequence ATGGAACAAACATTATCAATCATCAAACCAGATGCTGTAGCAAAAAATGTAGTTGGAAAAATCTTAGATAGATTTGAATCAGCTGGATTAAGAATAGCAGCAACTAAAAAAATGCAATTAAGCAAAGCTGATGCAGAAGCTTTTTATGCAGTTCATGCAGCTAGACCTTTCTTTAAAGATTTAGTTGAATTTATGATTTCAGGACCAGTTGTAGTTTCAGTTTTAGAAGGTGAAAATGCAATGGCAAAAAACAGAGAATTAATGGGTGCAACTAATCCTAAAGAAGCAGCACCAGGAACAATCAGAGCAGATTTTGCAGAATCAATTGATGCAAATGCAGTTCATGGTTCAGATTCATTAGAAAATGCAGCAATTGAGATTAATTTCTTCTTTGCACAAAAAGAAATTTGTTAA
- a CDS encoding NADH-quinone oxidoreductase subunit I, translating into MAVKITDICISCDACLDECPVEAIVDNDENPTGQDTYYVYADKCVECVGHNDSPACADACPTEGCIVWDEAGSGSIEKEDRGTPGTPVVE; encoded by the coding sequence ATGGCAGTAAAAATTACTGATATCTGTATTAGTTGTGATGCTTGTTTAGATGAGTGTCCAGTAGAAGCAATCGTAGATAATGATGAAAATCCAACAGGTCAAGATACATATTATGTATACGCTGATAAATGTGTTGAGTGTGTAGGTCATAATGATTCTCCTGCATGTGCTGATGCATGTCCAACTGAAGGGTGTATCGTATGGGATGAAGCTGGTTCTGGTTCAATTGAAAAAGAAGACAGAGGAACTCCTGGTACTCCTGTAGTTGAATAA
- the gdhA gene encoding NADP-specific glutamate dehydrogenase encodes MPYLEEVFNYLKRTSPAQTEFYQAAEEVLYSLQPLLEKYPKYKKHKIIERIVEPERQIMFRVNWLDDNGEIQVNKGYRIEFNSALGPYKGGLRFHPSVNAGVIKFLGFEQIFKNALTGLQIGGGKGGSDFDPKGKSDNEIMRFCQAFMSELYRHIGANTDVPAGDIGVGAREIGYMFGMYKKLANKYEGVLTGKSLKWGGSLVRTEATGYGCVYFAKNMLAARGESLEGKRCVVSGSGNVAIYTIEKLYHLGALPITCSDSKGMILDEEGIDLLLLKDLKENQRARLSEYIKYRPNAKYIPVEEYPQGRNAVWSVPCFAAFPSATQNELNLEDAKALLANGCKCVSEGANMPSTAQAVDLFVETKIAYGPGKAANAGGVATSQLEMAQNASMLSWTFEEVDAKLEQIMKNIFESASSTAAEFGQPTNLVLGANIAGFRKVADAMIEQGLV; translated from the coding sequence ATGCCATATTTAGAAGAAGTTTTTAATTATTTGAAACGAACAAGTCCAGCTCAAACAGAGTTTTACCAAGCTGCAGAAGAAGTTTTATATTCATTGCAACCACTATTAGAAAAATATCCAAAATACAAAAAGCACAAAATTATTGAAAGAATTGTTGAACCAGAAAGACAAATAATGTTTAGAGTAAACTGGTTAGATGATAATGGTGAAATTCAAGTAAATAAAGGTTATAGAATAGAGTTTAATTCAGCTCTTGGACCATATAAAGGTGGATTAAGATTTCATCCAAGTGTAAACGCAGGAGTTATTAAATTTTTAGGATTTGAACAAATATTTAAAAATGCATTAACAGGTCTTCAAATTGGTGGAGGAAAAGGTGGAAGTGATTTTGACCCAAAAGGAAAATCAGACAATGAAATTATGAGATTTTGTCAAGCTTTCATGAGTGAATTATATAGACATATTGGGGCAAACACAGACGTTCCTGCTGGAGATATTGGAGTTGGTGCAAGAGAAATTGGATATATGTTTGGTATGTATAAAAAACTTGCTAATAAATATGAAGGTGTTTTAACAGGAAAATCTTTAAAATGGGGTGGTTCATTAGTAAGAACTGAAGCAACAGGTTATGGATGTGTTTATTTTGCAAAAAATATGTTAGCTGCACGAGGGGAGTCTTTAGAAGGAAAAAGATGTGTAGTATCTGGTTCTGGAAATGTTGCTATTTATACAATTGAAAAATTATATCATTTAGGTGCATTACCAATCACATGTAGTGATTCAAAAGGTATGATTTTAGATGAAGAGGGAATTGATTTACTTTTATTAAAAGATTTAAAAGAGAATCAAAGAGCTAGATTATCTGAATATATCAAATATAGACCAAATGCAAAATATATTCCTGTTGAAGAGTATCCACAAGGAAGAAATGCTGTATGGTCTGTTCCTTGTTTTGCAGCATTTCCAAGTGCTACACAAAATGAGTTAAATTTAGAAGATGCAAAAGCATTATTAGCTAATGGTTGTAAATGTGTAAGTGAAGGAGCAAATATGCCTTCAACTGCTCAAGCTGTTGATTTATTTGTTGAAACTAAAATTGCTTATGGACCAGGAAAAGCTGCAAATGCTGGTGGAGTTGCAACAAGTCAATTAGAAATGGCACAAAATGCTTCAATGTTATCTTGGACATTTGAAGAAGTTGATGCGAAACTTGAACAAATTATGAAAAATATTTTTGAATCAGCTAGTTCAACAGCAGCTGAATTTGGACAACCTACAAACTTAGTTTTAGGTGCAAATATTGCTGGATTTAGAAAAGTTGCTGATGCAATGATTGAGCAAGGTTTAGTATAA